The Tardiphaga alba genome includes a window with the following:
- a CDS encoding response regulator transcription factor produces the protein MTRKLLIVDDSKLARMSVAKALKALYPDWVRVEAANADEALALSRDDAFDIALLDFNMPGRDGLDLAGDLRKAHPTMPVAIISANHQTEIVARATAIGATFLPKPLTEQALSDFLKASLNQIEASNR, from the coding sequence ATGACCCGCAAGCTCTTGATCGTAGACGACAGCAAATTGGCCCGAATGTCGGTAGCGAAGGCCCTTAAGGCTCTCTATCCCGACTGGGTGCGCGTTGAGGCCGCCAATGCCGACGAAGCGCTCGCCTTGTCGCGCGATGACGCTTTCGACATCGCTTTGCTCGACTTCAACATGCCCGGCCGCGATGGTCTGGATCTGGCGGGTGACCTCCGGAAGGCGCACCCGACCATGCCGGTGGCAATTATTTCCGCCAACCACCAGACTGAAATCGTGGCGCGCGCGACGGCGATCGGCGCCACGTTTCTGCCGAAGCCGCTCACCGAACAGGCTCTGTCCGACTTTCTGAAAGCTTCGCTCAATCAAATCGAAGCATCGAACCGATGA